The genomic DNA GCGTACGAGCGAATCGGCCAACCCGAGACACCCTTTGGCGTCTTCATCGCCGGTCCATCGAAGACCGCCGACATCGAACAGTCGCTGGTCCTAGGCGCCCACGGCTGCCGAACACTCACCGTCTTCTTAGTCGACGAGCCAGCCTAACCCGCGCAGGAGTCAAGGCTTCAGCCGACCGAGCGCACTTCACAACGGTGCGTCCCAACGCGCGGGGCGTTGCCCACGCGGTTAAACGACCCTCAACGATCACGCCATCGTTTAACCGCGCACCCACCGGGCCGCGCTGGAGTCAAGGCTTCAGCCGACCGAGCGCACCCAACCGCCCGGTTCGCCGCGTCGTTTGAAGCCACCGAGAGCACCGAGTTCACAGAGTCGCGGGCTCGTTGACGTCGCCATCGGACGTGCCCGATGGACGAAGCCCGACAGATCTAACTGCCAACGGTGTGAGTCACCGGTGTAGGGACAGGCAGGTTCATTGGCGAGGAGCTGGCATTATCCTGCCCCGATCATTCTGCCAATCAAGCAGGCCTGGGGCTTGCGCCACCAGGCTTTATGCGATCGCCACTCTGCGGCTTGCGAGCGAGCTGCCTAGACTGGGGCCTTCGGAGTCCTTGTCGCGGAAATAAACTACTCCAGATCGAACGTAAACTCGTTCGGTTCGGTTTCGCTGATCGTGGCTGTTAGACCGGATTTTGCAGAGTTCGAATATTTCTCGGGAATGATCCAGGTGATCGTCGGCGGGACCGCTTCGCCCCCTGCCGATAGATCGACGTCGGCGGGCGTGTTGTCGACGACATCGACGCGGCGGATCGCGACGATGTGTTCGCCCGCGACAACGCCATCGTTTTCAACGTACGTCGTCAATTGAAACTTCCCATCCGCATCGGTCTTCCCCGTCCCGGTCGATCCAGCGGTTAGGTTAGTGAACGTCACATCCGCCCCTTCGATCGGCTTGCCTTGATAGTTGACGGTTCCCGAAGCGGGATACCTCGCTGGCCACTCGGGGTTTTCCATCGGGCCATTCTCGCACCCAAGGAACATCAACAAGCCGAACGCGGCACCAAAGCCACAGATCTTTTGGCAAATCATCCGTAAAATCACTTTCGAATATTAAGGAACACAAGCAAGGGAGCGCAACGATCGGAGGTGGGTAAAACGCCCGACCGGCGCTTCAATTGCGAGCGAAAGAAGGAAAGGTCTGAGAAGTTGCAAGTTACTCGCTTGCGACTTCACCACCATTGATCGTGGCCAAGGCACCCCAGACGCCGTAGGGGCTGGCTCCTGAGAACTTCTCCGCAGCTCCTGGATTGCCGGTATCGATCGTTTCGGTGATGAACCGGACCGAACCGTCAGCAAAGACACAGTT from Rosistilla carotiformis includes the following:
- a CDS encoding carboxypeptidase-like regulatory domain-containing protein, translating into MICQKICGFGAAFGLLMFLGCENGPMENPEWPARYPASGTVNYQGKPIEGADVTFTNLTAGSTGTGKTDADGKFQLTTYVENDGVVAGEHIVAIRRVDVVDNTPADVDLSAGGEAVPPTITWIIPEKYSNSAKSGLTATISETEPNEFTFDLE